Proteins found in one Sorghum bicolor cultivar BTx623 chromosome 1, Sorghum_bicolor_NCBIv3, whole genome shotgun sequence genomic segment:
- the LOC110431790 gene encoding uncharacterized protein LOC110431790 isoform X4, whose translation MALLTAPAVAALLLVFWSAAYGGDAQGVPPYKDPKNDVEVRVKDLLARMTLAEKIGQMTQIERLVASPQVLKDYYIGSLLSGGGSVPRKQATAAEWMAMISDFQKACLSTRLGIPMIYGIDAVHGHNNVYGATIFPHNVGLGATRDPNLVKRIGAATALEVRATGIQYAFAPCIAVCRDPRWGRCYESYSEDHRIVQSMTELIPGLQGDVPQNFTSGMPFAAGKNKVAACAKHFVGDGGTQNGINENNTIIDRDGLMSIHMPAYLDALRKGVSTVMISYSSWNGLKMHANHDLITRFLKGRLNFQGFTISDWEGIDRITSPPGANYSYSVQASILAGIDMIMVPNNYQDFITILTGHVNSGLIPMSRIDDAVTRILRVKFTMGLFENPMPDPSLADQLGKQEHRDLAREAVRKSLVLLKNGKPGDAPLLPLPKKAAKILVAGSHADNLGYQCGGWTIEWQGDTGRITVGTTILDAVKAAVDPSTTVVFAENPDADFVKNGGFSYAIVAVGEHPYTETKGDSLNLTIPDPGPSTVQTVCGAVRCATVLISGRPVVIQPFLGAMDALVAAWLPGTEGQGITDVLFGDYGFTGKLPRTWFKSVDQLPMNYGDKKYDPLFPLGFGLTTQGKGY comes from the exons ATGGCGCTGCTCACGGCGCCGGCGGTGGCCGCGCTGCTGCTCGTCTTCTGGTCCGCGGCGTACGGTGGTGACGCCCAGGGCGTGCCGCCGTACAAGGACCCCAAGAACGACGTGGAGGTCCGCGTCAAGGACCTGCTCGCCCGGATGACGCTGGCCGAGAAGATCGGCCAGATGACGCAGATCGAGCGGCTCGTCGCGTCGCCGCAGGTGCTCAAGGACTACTACATCGGCAGCCTGCTCAGCGGCGGCGGGAGCGTGCCGCGGAAGCAGGCGACGGCGGCGGAGTGGATGGCCATGATCAGCGACTTCCAGAAGGCGTGCCTGTCCACGCGCCTCGGCATCCCGATGATCTACGGCATCGACGCCGTCCACGGCCACAACAACGTGTACGGCGCCACCATCTTCCCCCACAACGTCGGCCTCGGAGCCACCAG GGACCCTAATCTGGTGAAGAGGATCGGCGCCGCGACCGCGCTTGAAGTGAGAGCCACCGGCATCCAGTACGCGTTCGCGCCATGCATTGCT GTGTGCCGTGATCCGAGGTGGGGGCGGTGCTACGAGAGCTACAGCGAGGACCACCGTATCGTGCAGTCCATGACTGAGCTCATCCCGGGCCTGCAGGGCGACGTCCCGCAGAACTTCACCAGCGGCATGCCCTTCGCCGCCGGAAA GAACAAGGTGGCGGCGTGCGCCAAGCACTTCGTCGGCGACGGTGGCACGCAGAACGGCATCAACGAGAACAACACCATCATCGACCGCGACGGTCTGATGAGCATCCACATGCCGGCCTACTTGGACGCGCTCCGTAAGGGCGTCTCCACCGTCATGATCTCCTACTCCAGCTGGAACGGGCTCAAGATGCACGCCAATCACGACCTCATCACGCGCTTCCTCAAGGGCAGGCTCAACTTCCAG GGCTTCACGATCTCGGATTGGGAGGGCATCGACAGGATCACCAGCCCTCCAGGGGCGAACTACTCCTACTCTGTGCAGGCTTCAATTCTTGCTGGCATTGACATG ATCATGGTGCCAAACAACTACCAAGACTTCATCACCATCCTGACCGGTCACGTCAACAGCGGTCTGATCCCGATGAGCAGGATCGACGACGCCGTGACGAGGATTCTGCGCGTCAAGTTCACCATGGGCCTGTTCGAGAACCCCATGCCGGACCCTAGCCTCGCCGACCAGCTGGGGAAGCAGGAGCACAGGGACCTGGCGCGGGAGGCGGTGAGGAAGTCGCTGGTGCTCCTCAAGAACGGCAAGCCAGGCGACGCGCCGCTGCTGCCCCTGCCCAAGAAGGCCGCCAAGATCCTGGTCGCCGGGAGCCACGCCGACAACCTGGGTTACCAGTGCGGCGGGTGGACGAtcgagtggcagggcgacacgGGGCGCATCACCGTCGGCACCACGATCCTGGACGCCGTGAAGGCGGCCGTGGACCCGTCGACGACGGTGGTGTTCGCGGAGAACCCCGACGCCGACTTCGTCAAGAACGGCGGCTTCTCGTACGCCATCGTGGCCGTGGGCGAGCACCCGTACACGGAGACCAAGGGCGACAGCCTGAACCTGACGATCCCGGACCCCGGGCCGAGCACCGTCCAGACGGTGTGCGGCGCCGTGCGGTGCGCGACCGTGCTCATCAGCGGCCGCCCCGTGGTGATACAGCCGTTCCTGGGCGCCATGGACGCGCTCGTGGCGGCCTGGCTGCCGGGAACGGAAGGCCAGGGCATCACCGACGTGCTGTTCGGGGACTACGGGTTCACGGGGAAGCTGCCGCGGACGTGGTTCAAGTCCGTGGACCAGCTGCCCATGAACTACGGCGACAAGAAGTACGACCCGTTGTTCCCGCTCGGGTTCGGGCTCACCACACAGGGCAAGGGGTACTAG
- the LOC110431790 gene encoding uncharacterized protein LOC110431790 isoform X1 translates to MHHLSHPLLPRASGLSPFRGIARSSHSCRRCSALPRRAALPSVPTVFWVAQMGVGMKLLARVRRRLVPLLRRHRMALLTAPAVAALLLVFWSAAYGGDAQGVPPYKDPKNDVEVRVKDLLARMTLAEKIGQMTQIERLVASPQVLKDYYIGSLLSGGGSVPRKQATAAEWMAMISDFQKACLSTRLGIPMIYGIDAVHGHNNVYGATIFPHNVGLGATRDPNLVKRIGAATALEVRATGIQYAFAPCIAVCRDPRWGRCYESYSEDHRIVQSMTELIPGLQGDVPQNFTSGMPFAAGKNKVAACAKHFVGDGGTQNGINENNTIIDRDGLMSIHMPAYLDALRKGVSTVMISYSSWNGLKMHANHDLITRFLKGRLNFQGFTISDWEGIDRITSPPGANYSYSVQASILAGIDMIMVPNNYQDFITILTGHVNSGLIPMSRIDDAVTRILRVKFTMGLFENPMPDPSLADQLGKQEHRDLAREAVRKSLVLLKNGKPGDAPLLPLPKKAAKILVAGSHADNLGYQCGGWTIEWQGDTGRITVGTTILDAVKAAVDPSTTVVFAENPDADFVKNGGFSYAIVAVGEHPYTETKGDSLNLTIPDPGPSTVQTVCGAVRCATVLISGRPVVIQPFLGAMDALVAAWLPGTEGQGITDVLFGDYGFTGKLPRTWFKSVDQLPMNYGDKKYDPLFPLGFGLTTQGKGY, encoded by the exons ATGCATCATCTTAGCCATCCTCTTCTTCCTCGAGCGTCTGGGCTTTCCCCTTTCCGCGGCATTGCTCGATCTTCCCACAGCTGCCGGCGTTGCTCGGCTCTGCCTCGCCGTGCTGCGCTCCCGAGCGTCCCCACGGTGTTCTGGGTCGCTCAGATGGGGGTGGGGATGAAACTGCTCGCACGA GTCCGGAGGCGCCTCGTCCCGCTCCTTCGCCGCCACAGGATGGCGCTGCTCACGGCGCCGGCGGTGGCCGCGCTGCTGCTCGTCTTCTGGTCCGCGGCGTACGGTGGTGACGCCCAGGGCGTGCCGCCGTACAAGGACCCCAAGAACGACGTGGAGGTCCGCGTCAAGGACCTGCTCGCCCGGATGACGCTGGCCGAGAAGATCGGCCAGATGACGCAGATCGAGCGGCTCGTCGCGTCGCCGCAGGTGCTCAAGGACTACTACATCGGCAGCCTGCTCAGCGGCGGCGGGAGCGTGCCGCGGAAGCAGGCGACGGCGGCGGAGTGGATGGCCATGATCAGCGACTTCCAGAAGGCGTGCCTGTCCACGCGCCTCGGCATCCCGATGATCTACGGCATCGACGCCGTCCACGGCCACAACAACGTGTACGGCGCCACCATCTTCCCCCACAACGTCGGCCTCGGAGCCACCAG GGACCCTAATCTGGTGAAGAGGATCGGCGCCGCGACCGCGCTTGAAGTGAGAGCCACCGGCATCCAGTACGCGTTCGCGCCATGCATTGCT GTGTGCCGTGATCCGAGGTGGGGGCGGTGCTACGAGAGCTACAGCGAGGACCACCGTATCGTGCAGTCCATGACTGAGCTCATCCCGGGCCTGCAGGGCGACGTCCCGCAGAACTTCACCAGCGGCATGCCCTTCGCCGCCGGAAA GAACAAGGTGGCGGCGTGCGCCAAGCACTTCGTCGGCGACGGTGGCACGCAGAACGGCATCAACGAGAACAACACCATCATCGACCGCGACGGTCTGATGAGCATCCACATGCCGGCCTACTTGGACGCGCTCCGTAAGGGCGTCTCCACCGTCATGATCTCCTACTCCAGCTGGAACGGGCTCAAGATGCACGCCAATCACGACCTCATCACGCGCTTCCTCAAGGGCAGGCTCAACTTCCAG GGCTTCACGATCTCGGATTGGGAGGGCATCGACAGGATCACCAGCCCTCCAGGGGCGAACTACTCCTACTCTGTGCAGGCTTCAATTCTTGCTGGCATTGACATG ATCATGGTGCCAAACAACTACCAAGACTTCATCACCATCCTGACCGGTCACGTCAACAGCGGTCTGATCCCGATGAGCAGGATCGACGACGCCGTGACGAGGATTCTGCGCGTCAAGTTCACCATGGGCCTGTTCGAGAACCCCATGCCGGACCCTAGCCTCGCCGACCAGCTGGGGAAGCAGGAGCACAGGGACCTGGCGCGGGAGGCGGTGAGGAAGTCGCTGGTGCTCCTCAAGAACGGCAAGCCAGGCGACGCGCCGCTGCTGCCCCTGCCCAAGAAGGCCGCCAAGATCCTGGTCGCCGGGAGCCACGCCGACAACCTGGGTTACCAGTGCGGCGGGTGGACGAtcgagtggcagggcgacacgGGGCGCATCACCGTCGGCACCACGATCCTGGACGCCGTGAAGGCGGCCGTGGACCCGTCGACGACGGTGGTGTTCGCGGAGAACCCCGACGCCGACTTCGTCAAGAACGGCGGCTTCTCGTACGCCATCGTGGCCGTGGGCGAGCACCCGTACACGGAGACCAAGGGCGACAGCCTGAACCTGACGATCCCGGACCCCGGGCCGAGCACCGTCCAGACGGTGTGCGGCGCCGTGCGGTGCGCGACCGTGCTCATCAGCGGCCGCCCCGTGGTGATACAGCCGTTCCTGGGCGCCATGGACGCGCTCGTGGCGGCCTGGCTGCCGGGAACGGAAGGCCAGGGCATCACCGACGTGCTGTTCGGGGACTACGGGTTCACGGGGAAGCTGCCGCGGACGTGGTTCAAGTCCGTGGACCAGCTGCCCATGAACTACGGCGACAAGAAGTACGACCCGTTGTTCCCGCTCGGGTTCGGGCTCACCACACAGGGCAAGGGGTACTAG
- the LOC110431790 gene encoding uncharacterized protein LOC110431790 isoform X2 yields MAGAVPAPTTPHPLSAIPAALRLLLCSFICTLAGEHKPGCSPPPPPLLPTCCSAFLVRRRLVPLLRRHRMALLTAPAVAALLLVFWSAAYGGDAQGVPPYKDPKNDVEVRVKDLLARMTLAEKIGQMTQIERLVASPQVLKDYYIGSLLSGGGSVPRKQATAAEWMAMISDFQKACLSTRLGIPMIYGIDAVHGHNNVYGATIFPHNVGLGATRDPNLVKRIGAATALEVRATGIQYAFAPCIAVCRDPRWGRCYESYSEDHRIVQSMTELIPGLQGDVPQNFTSGMPFAAGKNKVAACAKHFVGDGGTQNGINENNTIIDRDGLMSIHMPAYLDALRKGVSTVMISYSSWNGLKMHANHDLITRFLKGRLNFQGFTISDWEGIDRITSPPGANYSYSVQASILAGIDMIMVPNNYQDFITILTGHVNSGLIPMSRIDDAVTRILRVKFTMGLFENPMPDPSLADQLGKQEHRDLAREAVRKSLVLLKNGKPGDAPLLPLPKKAAKILVAGSHADNLGYQCGGWTIEWQGDTGRITVGTTILDAVKAAVDPSTTVVFAENPDADFVKNGGFSYAIVAVGEHPYTETKGDSLNLTIPDPGPSTVQTVCGAVRCATVLISGRPVVIQPFLGAMDALVAAWLPGTEGQGITDVLFGDYGFTGKLPRTWFKSVDQLPMNYGDKKYDPLFPLGFGLTTQGKGY; encoded by the exons ATGGCGGGCGCGGTCCCTGCTCCAACCACTCCTCATCCCTTATCCGCTATTCCTGCTGCTCTCCGGTTGCTGCTCTGCTCCTTTATATGCACACTCGCCGGGGAGCACAAGCCAGGATGctcgcctccccctcctcctcttcttcccaCCTGCTGCTCTGCCTTTCTG GTCCGGAGGCGCCTCGTCCCGCTCCTTCGCCGCCACAGGATGGCGCTGCTCACGGCGCCGGCGGTGGCCGCGCTGCTGCTCGTCTTCTGGTCCGCGGCGTACGGTGGTGACGCCCAGGGCGTGCCGCCGTACAAGGACCCCAAGAACGACGTGGAGGTCCGCGTCAAGGACCTGCTCGCCCGGATGACGCTGGCCGAGAAGATCGGCCAGATGACGCAGATCGAGCGGCTCGTCGCGTCGCCGCAGGTGCTCAAGGACTACTACATCGGCAGCCTGCTCAGCGGCGGCGGGAGCGTGCCGCGGAAGCAGGCGACGGCGGCGGAGTGGATGGCCATGATCAGCGACTTCCAGAAGGCGTGCCTGTCCACGCGCCTCGGCATCCCGATGATCTACGGCATCGACGCCGTCCACGGCCACAACAACGTGTACGGCGCCACCATCTTCCCCCACAACGTCGGCCTCGGAGCCACCAG GGACCCTAATCTGGTGAAGAGGATCGGCGCCGCGACCGCGCTTGAAGTGAGAGCCACCGGCATCCAGTACGCGTTCGCGCCATGCATTGCT GTGTGCCGTGATCCGAGGTGGGGGCGGTGCTACGAGAGCTACAGCGAGGACCACCGTATCGTGCAGTCCATGACTGAGCTCATCCCGGGCCTGCAGGGCGACGTCCCGCAGAACTTCACCAGCGGCATGCCCTTCGCCGCCGGAAA GAACAAGGTGGCGGCGTGCGCCAAGCACTTCGTCGGCGACGGTGGCACGCAGAACGGCATCAACGAGAACAACACCATCATCGACCGCGACGGTCTGATGAGCATCCACATGCCGGCCTACTTGGACGCGCTCCGTAAGGGCGTCTCCACCGTCATGATCTCCTACTCCAGCTGGAACGGGCTCAAGATGCACGCCAATCACGACCTCATCACGCGCTTCCTCAAGGGCAGGCTCAACTTCCAG GGCTTCACGATCTCGGATTGGGAGGGCATCGACAGGATCACCAGCCCTCCAGGGGCGAACTACTCCTACTCTGTGCAGGCTTCAATTCTTGCTGGCATTGACATG ATCATGGTGCCAAACAACTACCAAGACTTCATCACCATCCTGACCGGTCACGTCAACAGCGGTCTGATCCCGATGAGCAGGATCGACGACGCCGTGACGAGGATTCTGCGCGTCAAGTTCACCATGGGCCTGTTCGAGAACCCCATGCCGGACCCTAGCCTCGCCGACCAGCTGGGGAAGCAGGAGCACAGGGACCTGGCGCGGGAGGCGGTGAGGAAGTCGCTGGTGCTCCTCAAGAACGGCAAGCCAGGCGACGCGCCGCTGCTGCCCCTGCCCAAGAAGGCCGCCAAGATCCTGGTCGCCGGGAGCCACGCCGACAACCTGGGTTACCAGTGCGGCGGGTGGACGAtcgagtggcagggcgacacgGGGCGCATCACCGTCGGCACCACGATCCTGGACGCCGTGAAGGCGGCCGTGGACCCGTCGACGACGGTGGTGTTCGCGGAGAACCCCGACGCCGACTTCGTCAAGAACGGCGGCTTCTCGTACGCCATCGTGGCCGTGGGCGAGCACCCGTACACGGAGACCAAGGGCGACAGCCTGAACCTGACGATCCCGGACCCCGGGCCGAGCACCGTCCAGACGGTGTGCGGCGCCGTGCGGTGCGCGACCGTGCTCATCAGCGGCCGCCCCGTGGTGATACAGCCGTTCCTGGGCGCCATGGACGCGCTCGTGGCGGCCTGGCTGCCGGGAACGGAAGGCCAGGGCATCACCGACGTGCTGTTCGGGGACTACGGGTTCACGGGGAAGCTGCCGCGGACGTGGTTCAAGTCCGTGGACCAGCTGCCCATGAACTACGGCGACAAGAAGTACGACCCGTTGTTCCCGCTCGGGTTCGGGCTCACCACACAGGGCAAGGGGTACTAG
- the LOC110431790 gene encoding uncharacterized protein LOC110431790 isoform X3, with the protein MVSWIPASPRPRLLPPLTDSHGRRARRPHQVRRRLVPLLRRHRMALLTAPAVAALLLVFWSAAYGGDAQGVPPYKDPKNDVEVRVKDLLARMTLAEKIGQMTQIERLVASPQVLKDYYIGSLLSGGGSVPRKQATAAEWMAMISDFQKACLSTRLGIPMIYGIDAVHGHNNVYGATIFPHNVGLGATRDPNLVKRIGAATALEVRATGIQYAFAPCIAVCRDPRWGRCYESYSEDHRIVQSMTELIPGLQGDVPQNFTSGMPFAAGKNKVAACAKHFVGDGGTQNGINENNTIIDRDGLMSIHMPAYLDALRKGVSTVMISYSSWNGLKMHANHDLITRFLKGRLNFQGFTISDWEGIDRITSPPGANYSYSVQASILAGIDMIMVPNNYQDFITILTGHVNSGLIPMSRIDDAVTRILRVKFTMGLFENPMPDPSLADQLGKQEHRDLAREAVRKSLVLLKNGKPGDAPLLPLPKKAAKILVAGSHADNLGYQCGGWTIEWQGDTGRITVGTTILDAVKAAVDPSTTVVFAENPDADFVKNGGFSYAIVAVGEHPYTETKGDSLNLTIPDPGPSTVQTVCGAVRCATVLISGRPVVIQPFLGAMDALVAAWLPGTEGQGITDVLFGDYGFTGKLPRTWFKSVDQLPMNYGDKKYDPLFPLGFGLTTQGKGY; encoded by the exons ATGGTTTCTTGGATCCCTGCATCTCCTCGTCCCCGGCTCTTGCCGCCGTTGACCGACAGCCATGGGCGGCGAGCTCGCCGGCCGCATCAG GTCCGGAGGCGCCTCGTCCCGCTCCTTCGCCGCCACAGGATGGCGCTGCTCACGGCGCCGGCGGTGGCCGCGCTGCTGCTCGTCTTCTGGTCCGCGGCGTACGGTGGTGACGCCCAGGGCGTGCCGCCGTACAAGGACCCCAAGAACGACGTGGAGGTCCGCGTCAAGGACCTGCTCGCCCGGATGACGCTGGCCGAGAAGATCGGCCAGATGACGCAGATCGAGCGGCTCGTCGCGTCGCCGCAGGTGCTCAAGGACTACTACATCGGCAGCCTGCTCAGCGGCGGCGGGAGCGTGCCGCGGAAGCAGGCGACGGCGGCGGAGTGGATGGCCATGATCAGCGACTTCCAGAAGGCGTGCCTGTCCACGCGCCTCGGCATCCCGATGATCTACGGCATCGACGCCGTCCACGGCCACAACAACGTGTACGGCGCCACCATCTTCCCCCACAACGTCGGCCTCGGAGCCACCAG GGACCCTAATCTGGTGAAGAGGATCGGCGCCGCGACCGCGCTTGAAGTGAGAGCCACCGGCATCCAGTACGCGTTCGCGCCATGCATTGCT GTGTGCCGTGATCCGAGGTGGGGGCGGTGCTACGAGAGCTACAGCGAGGACCACCGTATCGTGCAGTCCATGACTGAGCTCATCCCGGGCCTGCAGGGCGACGTCCCGCAGAACTTCACCAGCGGCATGCCCTTCGCCGCCGGAAA GAACAAGGTGGCGGCGTGCGCCAAGCACTTCGTCGGCGACGGTGGCACGCAGAACGGCATCAACGAGAACAACACCATCATCGACCGCGACGGTCTGATGAGCATCCACATGCCGGCCTACTTGGACGCGCTCCGTAAGGGCGTCTCCACCGTCATGATCTCCTACTCCAGCTGGAACGGGCTCAAGATGCACGCCAATCACGACCTCATCACGCGCTTCCTCAAGGGCAGGCTCAACTTCCAG GGCTTCACGATCTCGGATTGGGAGGGCATCGACAGGATCACCAGCCCTCCAGGGGCGAACTACTCCTACTCTGTGCAGGCTTCAATTCTTGCTGGCATTGACATG ATCATGGTGCCAAACAACTACCAAGACTTCATCACCATCCTGACCGGTCACGTCAACAGCGGTCTGATCCCGATGAGCAGGATCGACGACGCCGTGACGAGGATTCTGCGCGTCAAGTTCACCATGGGCCTGTTCGAGAACCCCATGCCGGACCCTAGCCTCGCCGACCAGCTGGGGAAGCAGGAGCACAGGGACCTGGCGCGGGAGGCGGTGAGGAAGTCGCTGGTGCTCCTCAAGAACGGCAAGCCAGGCGACGCGCCGCTGCTGCCCCTGCCCAAGAAGGCCGCCAAGATCCTGGTCGCCGGGAGCCACGCCGACAACCTGGGTTACCAGTGCGGCGGGTGGACGAtcgagtggcagggcgacacgGGGCGCATCACCGTCGGCACCACGATCCTGGACGCCGTGAAGGCGGCCGTGGACCCGTCGACGACGGTGGTGTTCGCGGAGAACCCCGACGCCGACTTCGTCAAGAACGGCGGCTTCTCGTACGCCATCGTGGCCGTGGGCGAGCACCCGTACACGGAGACCAAGGGCGACAGCCTGAACCTGACGATCCCGGACCCCGGGCCGAGCACCGTCCAGACGGTGTGCGGCGCCGTGCGGTGCGCGACCGTGCTCATCAGCGGCCGCCCCGTGGTGATACAGCCGTTCCTGGGCGCCATGGACGCGCTCGTGGCGGCCTGGCTGCCGGGAACGGAAGGCCAGGGCATCACCGACGTGCTGTTCGGGGACTACGGGTTCACGGGGAAGCTGCCGCGGACGTGGTTCAAGTCCGTGGACCAGCTGCCCATGAACTACGGCGACAAGAAGTACGACCCGTTGTTCCCGCTCGGGTTCGGGCTCACCACACAGGGCAAGGGGTACTAG
- the LOC110437359 gene encoding uncharacterized protein LOC110437359, whose amino-acid sequence MANIHKITLVLMFCLLALGRADYLKYKDPKQPIAVRVKDLLSRMTLAEKIGQMTQIERENATADALAKYFIGSVLSGGGSVPAPQASAEAWASMVTEMQKGALSTRLGIPIIYGIDAVHGHNNVYKATIFPHNVGLGATRDPDLVKRIGEATALEVRATGIPYAFAPCIAVCRDPRWGRCYESYSEDPKVVQSLTSLISGLQGDAPADFVGRPYVGGSKKVAACAKHYVGDGGTYMGINENNTIIDTHGLMSIHMPPYYNSIIRGVSTVMTSYSSWNGKKMHANHFLVTDFLKNKLKFRGFVISDWEGIDRITTPPHANYSYSIEAGVGAGIDMIMVPFRYTEFIDDLTTQVQNKVIPMSRIDDAVYRILRVKFTMGLFENPYPDASLAGEIGKQEHRELAREAVRKSLVLLKNGKSSSAPLLPLPKKAGKILVAGSHANDLGNQCGGWTITWQGSSGNTTVGTTILSGIEATVDPSTQVVYSENPDSGVLGDKYDYAIVVVGEPPYAETFGDNLNLTIPAPGPSVIQSVCKATKCVVVLISGRPLVVEPYVGDMDAFVAAWLPGSEGQGVADVLFGDYGFTGKLSRTWFKSVDQLPMNVGDKHYDPLFPFGFGLTTKGAK is encoded by the exons ATGGCGAACATACACAAGatcacccttgttctcatgtTCTGCCTGTTAGCGTTGGGGAGAGCAGATTACCTCAAGTACAAGGATCCGAAGCAGCCTATCGCTGTTCGTGTCAAGGATCTGCTGAGTCGGATGACTCTTGCAGAAAAGATTGGCCAGATGACCCAGATTGAGAGGGAAAATGCCACAGCCGATGCACTGGCGAAATACTTCATAG GTAGCGTACTGAGTGGCGGAGGCAGTGTGCCTGCTCCTCAAGCATCTGCTGAGGCTTGGGCCTCCATGGTGACTGAGATGCAGAAGGGCGCTCTTTCTACACGTCTAGGTATCCCGATCATCTACGGTATTGATGCTGTGCATGGTCACAATAACGTCTACAAAGCTACTATCTTCCCTCACAACGTCGGGCTTGGAGCTACCAG GGACCCTGACCTCGTTAAGAGAATTGGAGAAGCAACTGCTCTTGAAGTTAGAGCTACTGGAATTCCTTATGCCTTTGCTCCATGTATTGCG GTTTGTAGAGATCCAAGATGGGGGCGCTGCTATGAGAGCTATAGTGAGGACCCAAAGGTTGTCCAGTCACTGACTTCACTCATCTCTGGCTTACAAGGCGATGCTCCTGCGGATTTTGTGGGAAGACCATATGTTGGTGGAAG TAAGAAGGTTGCTGCATGCGCGAAGCACTATGTTGGTGATGGTGGAACGTATATGGGAATCAACGAGAACAACACGATCATCGACACACATGGACTGATGAGCATCCACATGCCTCCTTACTATAACTCTATTATTCGAGGTGTCTCTACAGTCATGACCTCGTACTCCAGCTGGAATGGAAAAAAGATGCACGCAAACCATTTCCTAGTCACAGATTTTCTCAAGAACAAGCTCAAGTTTAGG GGTTTTGTGATTTCCGATTGGGAGGGCATTGATCGGATCACTACTCCTCCTCACGCCAACTATTCTTATTCAATTGAGGCTGGAGTTGGTGCTGGTATTGACATG ATCATGGTTCCATTCAGATACACAGAATTCATCGACGACCTCACGACACAAGTTCAGAACAAGGTCATCCCCATGAGCAGAATCGACGATGCCGTCTACAGGATCCTCCGTGTCAAGTTCACCATGGGTCTATTTGAGAACCCTTACCCCGATGCTAGCCTTGCCGGTGAAATCGGGAAGCAA GAACACCGGGAGTTGGCACGCGAAGCCGTCAGGAAGTCCCTGGTTCTTCTGAAGAACGGGAAATCCTCCTCTGCTCCCTTGCTGCCCCTCCCGAAGAAGGCCGGTAAGATCCTGGTCGCCGGTAGCCACGCCAACGACTTGGGCAACCAGTGCGGAGGATGGACGATCACATGGCAAGGAAGCAGCGGCAACACCACCGTTG GCACGACGATCCTCTCCGGAATCGAGGCGACCGTGGATCCCAGCACGCAGGTGGTGTACTCGGAGAACCCGGACAGCGGCGTGCTCGGCGACAAGTACGACTACGCGATCGTGGTGGTCGGGGAGCCGCCGTACGCGGAGACGTTCGGCGACAACCTGAACCTGACGATCCCGGCGCCGGGGCCGAGCGTGATCCAGTCGGTGTGCAAGGCGACCAAGTGCGTGGTGGTGCTCATCTccgggaggcccctggtggtggaGCCGTACGTGGGCGACATGGACGCGTTCGTGGCGGCGTGGCTGCCGGGGTCGGAGGGGCAGGGCGTGGCGGACGTGCTGTTCGGCGACTACGGGTTCACGGGGAAGCTGTCGCGGACGTGGTTCAAGTCGGTGGACCAGCTGCCCATGAACGTGGGCGACAAGCACTACGACCCGCTCTTCCCGTTCGGCTTCGGGCTCACCACCAAGGGCGCGAAATGA
- the LOC110437367 gene encoding uncharacterized protein LOC110437367, producing the protein MDATLPPPSRISVTSSARAQDRAAQSATASDCDGEEGAGRRRCEVHRQPRGGGSPITSRRRGDETESGRGSGRCACAGEQQHSLRTGKLAVAARSPGAVKAGDECRGPEALLRSSSPPLLSRFFFSPRESTAEHQRLATVNLTVLVFGWRGGTNPHSR; encoded by the exons ATGGATGCGACGCTACCACCACCATCACGCATCAGCGTCACCTCCTCTGCTAGAGCCCAAGACAGGGCAGCGCAG TCCGCTACCGCTAGCGATTGCGACGGAGAGGAAGGAGCAGGACGGAGAAGATGTGAAGTGCACAGGCAACCAAGGGGAGGGGGCTCACCGATTACCAGCAGGCGGCGCGGTGACGAGACGGAGAGCGGCCGGGGGAGTGGGCGCTGCGCCTGCGCCGGCGAGCAGCAGCACAGCTTGCGCACCGGGAAGCTGGCAGTGGCAGCTCGCTCCCCCGGGGCAGTGAAGGCTGGCGACGAGTGCCGAGGGCCCGAGGCTTTATTGCGCTCGTCGTCGCCGCCTTTACTGAGCCGCTTTTTTTTTTCACCCCGGGAATCTACAGCAGAACACCAAAGGCTGGCGACTGTGAATTTGACCGTGCTGGTGTTCGGGTGGCGGGGAGGGACCAACCCGCACTCACGCTAG